The following proteins come from a genomic window of Vicia villosa cultivar HV-30 ecotype Madison, WI unplaced genomic scaffold, Vvil1.0 ctg.000894F_1_1, whole genome shotgun sequence:
- the LOC131632031 gene encoding putative disease resistance RPP13-like protein 1 codes for MEAIQIQREKLLSLSTFVKVLLENKVFTLLVDKFSKPELLKNMKKTLSDLQGVLLSHDLEKLIPNPDVNQSLDLLRHAVFHVAFAFKELNFSWYGTSSLEYCIYVIDSNTINLFEILQGISSNSSTVDSHETPPTSSSILDAESSIYGRDADIQKLKHLLLSSDSDGDSKIRMISIVGMGGVGKTALAKHLYNHPQVNHKFESRVWIDFSLDIINDLSVFENILGSITSQTTTNDTTHINTIYPSFLLVLDGVWDARSVNWTLLMDIFNAAGETQSKVIVTTRDERVALSMQTFLSLHYLRPLKVEDCWSIVANHAFGDPSYQRYNREKIGRKLAKKCDGLPLAAIAHGALLRMLFFPSNLNHVLESHVRERAYQVLASLKLSYNFLSDPLKRCFEYCSIFPKKSILEKKMVVHLWIATGLVESSSSTYQEKVGEEYFDELVSRSLIHRRSIGDDEERNFEMHNLIHDVAREVSSPYCINMDKHNLHDRVHTLSYNREAYDSNDKFYKLYKLNGLRTFVALPLQEQLPLCLLSNKVLHDLLPTMIQLRVLSLSSYKSITKVPDSIGNLLYMQYLNLSHTNIERLPSDICKLYRLQFLLLVGCKRFTELPKDMGKLINLHYLDVSNTALREMPVQIAKLVNLHTLSDFVISKHNGGLNIAHLGKFLHLHGKLSISQLQNVNEPFEVDRANIKMKEQIDELALEWDCDSTTLDSQIQSVVLEKLRPSTNLKSLTIKGYGGISFPNWLGDSLFRNMVYLRISNCNDCLWLPPLGKLGNLKELVIEGMHSVETIGIEFYGSGDSSFQPFPSLESLHFENMQEWEEWDLIGGTATMFPSLKTLLLSKCPKLTVGNLTDKFSSLTKLELRECPLLVQSMPLFDHVFRQLTLPLNSLQQLTLNGISSSLSFPRDGLAKTLKFLIITNCENLEFLPHEYLSNYTSLEELKISYSCNSMISFTLGALPILKSLFIEGCKNLKSILTAEDASLKSLSFLKSIKIWDCSELESFTLGGLATPNLRYIAIWKCEKLHSLPEAMNNLAGLQEMEIDNLPNLQSFVIDELPGSLQKLSVGSVGGIMWNTEPSWEHLTCLSVLRINGDDMVSTLMRPLLPTSLVTLCICGLNDTSIDEKWFQRLTSLQNLEIINAPKLKSLPKKGFPSSLSVLSVTCCPLLEASLQKKRGKEWRKIAHIPSIVINDELIT; via the coding sequence AGTTCAAATTCTAGTACTGTTGATTCCCATGAAACTCCTCCAACTAGTTCTTCTATTTTGGATGCTGAATCTTCTATTTATGGAAGAGATGCTGATATTCAGAAACTTAAACATCTTTTGTTGTCTAGTGATAGTGATGGTGATAGTAAAATTAGAATGATTTCTATTGTTGGTATGGGAGGGGTTGGTAAAACAGCCCTTGCTAAACACCTTTACAATCATCCTCAAGTTAACCACAAATTTGAGTCAAGAGTGTGGATAGATTTCTCCCTAGATATTATTAATGATTTGAGTGTTTTCGAAAACATTCTTGGATCTATCACTTCACAAACAACCACTAATGATACAACTCACATCAATACCATTTACCCAAGTTTTTTGCTGGTATTGGATGGTGTGTGGGATGCAAGATCTGTCAATTGGACATTACTCATGGATATCTTTAATGCTGCAGGGGAAACTCAAAGTAAGGTCATCGTCACAACACGAGATGAAAGAGTTGCACTATCCATGCAAACCTTTCTTTCTCTCCACTATCTCAGACCCTTGAAAGTTGAAGATTGTTGGTCTATAGTTGCCAATCATGCATTTGGAGATCCTAGCTACCAACGATACAATCGAGAAAAAATTGGCAGGAAACTTGCTAAGAAGTGTGATGGACTACCATTAGCTGCAATAGCACATGGGGCTCTTCTTCGCATGTTATTCTTCCCAAGCAACTTGAATCATGTGCTAGAAAGTCATGTTCGGGAAAGAGCTTATCAGGTGCTAGCTTCTCTCAAATTGAGCTACAATTTTCTTTCTGATCCTTTAAAACGATGTTTTGAGTATTGTTCAATTTTTCCAAAGAAGTCCATCTTAGAAAAAAAGATGGTAGTTCATTTGTGGATTGCAACAGGCTTAGtagaatcatcatcatccacaTATCAAGAAAAAGTTGGAGAAGAATACTTTGATGAGCTTGTGTCAAGGTCGTTGATACATCGGCGATCtattggagatgatgaggaaagAAATTTTGAAATGCACAACTTAATCCATGATGTGGCTAGAGAGGTTTCATCTCCATACTGTATCAATATGGACAAACATAACCTACATGATAGGGTGCATACCTTATCATACAATAGAGAGGCATATGATTCAAatgataaattttataaattatacaAATTAAACGGCCTGCGTACTTTTGTAGCATTACCATTACAAGAACAATTGCCTCTTTGTTTGCTATCAAATAAGGTACTACATGACTTGCTGCCAACAATGATACAATTACGCGTGTTGTCTTTGTCAAGCTACAAAAGTATCACCAAGGTTCCTGACTCTATTGGAAATTTGTTATACATGCAGTACTTAAATCTTTCTCACACTAATATTGAAAGGTTGCCTTCTGATATATGCAAGCTTTACCGTCTgcagttcttgttgttggtaggctGTAAAAGGTTCACCGAATTGCCGAAGGACATGGGAAAATTGATTAATCTGCACTACCTTGACGTTAGTAACACCGCTTTGAGGGAGATGCCCGTACAAATAGCCAAACTAGTAAATCTCCACACTTTGTCTGACTTTGTTATCAGCAAACATAATGGTGGATTGAATATTGCACATCTAGGAAAATTTCTCCACCTACATGGAAAACTTTCAATCTCACAGCTACAAAATGTTAATGAACCCTTTGAAGTAGATCGAGCCAATATAAAGATGAAAGAACAAATAGACGAGTTAGCTTTGGAATGGGATTGTGATAGTACTACTTTAGATTCACAAATTCAAAGTGTTGTGCTTGAAAAGTTGCGACCCTCAACAAATTTGAAAAGTCTTACCATCAAAGGCTATGGTGGAATCAGCTTTCCGAATTGGTTGGGTGATTCTTTATTTCGCAACATGGTGTATTTAAGGATCTCGAATTGTAATGATTGTTTATGGCTTCCACCCCTTGGAAAATTGGGAAATTTGAAAGAACTCGTTATTGAAGGGATGCACTCAGTGGAGACAATTGGCATTGAGTTCTATGGAAGTGGTGATTCTTCGTTTCAACCATTTCCGTCTTTGGAGAGTTTACACTTTGAGAATATGCAAGAGTGGGAGGAATGGGACTTGATTGGAGGTACAGCTACAATGTTTCCTAGTCTAAAAACTTTATTGCTAAGTAAGTGCCCGAAACTGACAGTAGGAAACCTAACTGACAAATTTTCTTCCTTAACTAAACTTGAGTTAAGAGAATGTCCTTTACTGGTTCAATCAATGCCATTATTTGATCATGTATTCAGGCAATTGACGCTCCCTTTGAACTCTCTCCAACAGCTGACCTTAAACGGCATTTCATCCTCATTGTCTTTTCCAAGAGACGGTCTAGCAAAAACCTTGAAATTTCTCATAATAACTAATTGTGAAAATCTAGAGTTCCTTCCTCATGAATACTTGTCCAATTACACATCGCTTGAGGAACTGAAAATATCTTATAGCTGCAATTCAATGATATCATTTACCTTGGGTGCTCTCCCTATCCTCAAGAGTCTGTTTATTGAAGGTTGTAAAAATTTGAAATCAATATTAACTGCAGAAGATGCGTCACTAAAGAGTCTCTCATTTCTTAAAAGCATCAAAATATGGGATTGTAGCGAATTGGAGTCATTTACCCTAGGTGGATTGGCCACTCCAAATCTTCGCTATATTGCAATATGGAAGTGTGAGAAGCTTCATTCACTGCCAGAAGCAATGAACAATCTAGCCGGCCTTCAAGAAATGGAAATTGATAATCTAccaaatcttcaatcttttgtCATAGATGAGTTGCCTGGTAGTTTACAGAAACTGTCTGTTGGCTCTGTTGGTGGGATTATGTGGAATACTGAGCCAAGTTGGGAACATCTCACTTGTCTCTCGGTGTTGCGAATTAACGGTGATGATATGGTGAGCACATTGATGAGGCCATTGCTACCTACATCGCTTGTGACACTATGCATTTGTGGTCTTAATGATACAAGCATTGATGAGAAGTGGTTTCAACGTCTAACTTCTCTCCAAAACCTTGAGATTATTAATGCTCCAAAACTCAAGTCATTGCCAAAGAAAGGATTTCCTTCCTCTCTCTCAGTGCTTAGTGTGACTTGCTGTCCATTACTGGAAGCAAGTTTGCAGAAAAAACGGGGGAAAGAGTGGCGTAAGATTGCTCACATTCCCTCCATAGTTATTAATGACGAATTGATCACATGA